In Spirochaetae bacterium HGW-Spirochaetae-1, the following are encoded in one genomic region:
- a CDS encoding ribonuclease PH, with protein sequence MKRKSRNSSEMRSIRVTPDFAGSSFGSVLFEMGETKIICAASVSTDVPDHAKNKGNGWLTAEYSLLPYSTSPRTKRELLKRDGRSVEIQRLIGRSLRCAVDLAMMQNYSIAIDCDVLKADGGTRTAAITGGYIALEQAVSRMIKEGMIEQSPIIENVAAISVGMVEGEMLLDLDFYEDSRADVDMNIVMNGSFDIIEIQGTGEKKTFSIGQMNEMVALAGNGILKLVEIQNSI encoded by the coding sequence TTGAAGAGGAAATCCAGAAACAGCAGTGAGATGAGAAGCATCAGGGTCACTCCCGATTTCGCCGGTAGTTCCTTCGGGTCAGTACTTTTTGAAATGGGTGAAACAAAGATAATCTGTGCTGCCAGCGTCAGTACCGATGTCCCTGATCATGCGAAAAATAAAGGAAACGGCTGGCTCACAGCCGAATATTCGCTTCTTCCTTATTCGACCAGTCCCCGAACAAAACGGGAATTGCTCAAGCGCGATGGCCGGTCCGTTGAGATACAAAGACTCATCGGCAGATCTCTGCGCTGTGCCGTTGATCTGGCGATGATGCAGAATTATTCCATAGCCATTGACTGCGATGTTCTGAAAGCCGATGGGGGGACCAGGACTGCCGCTATAACGGGCGGATATATAGCATTGGAACAGGCCGTTTCGCGGATGATTAAAGAAGGCATGATTGAACAAAGTCCCATAATTGAAAATGTTGCAGCCATATCGGTGGGGATGGTTGAAGGGGAAATGCTGCTCGACCTGGATTTTTACGAAGATTCCAGGGCCGATGTGGATATGAATATCGTTATGAATGGCAGCTTTGATATTATAGAGATACAGGGAACGGGAGAAAAGAAGACTTTTTCCATTGGGCAGATGAATGAAATGGTGGCTCTGGCAGGGAACGGTATACTGAAGCTTGTTGAAATTCAGAACAGTATCTGA
- a CDS encoding quinolinate synthase: MDLTKEIKQLAKSKNALIVAHNYQPGEIQDIADVTGDSLELSRVAAKNDADIIVFCGVHFMAESASILSPHKKVLLPEPSAGCPMADMVNPRDLMELKNEHPDALVVTYINSTAETKALSDVICTSSNAVQIVQKLNTEKIIFIPDKNLGSYVQRFTDKKIILWKGFCPTHEKFTLEELESKQKEYPDAVTIVHPECRPEVIDAADHVLSTGQMVSFVRETDAAAVIVGTEMDMIHKLKSAAPNIRYIPASSNFVCPNMKKITLEKLYSSLLNEETVVTVNADIREKARKALDRMLALS, encoded by the coding sequence ATGGATTTAACAAAGGAAATCAAACAACTGGCAAAAAGTAAAAATGCTCTCATCGTGGCTCACAATTATCAGCCCGGAGAAATTCAGGATATTGCCGATGTTACGGGCGACAGCCTGGAGCTTTCACGCGTTGCGGCGAAAAATGATGCCGATATTATAGTTTTCTGCGGGGTACATTTCATGGCGGAATCGGCTTCAATACTTTCTCCACATAAAAAAGTACTCCTGCCGGAACCATCGGCCGGCTGTCCCATGGCGGACATGGTTAATCCCCGGGATCTTATGGAACTGAAGAATGAACATCCCGATGCGCTGGTTGTCACCTATATCAATTCAACGGCCGAAACAAAGGCCCTGTCCGATGTAATATGCACCTCGTCCAATGCCGTGCAGATAGTACAGAAACTGAATACAGAAAAGATCATTTTCATTCCTGATAAAAACCTTGGAAGTTACGTCCAGAGATTTACCGATAAAAAGATAATTCTCTGGAAAGGGTTCTGCCCGACACATGAGAAGTTCACACTGGAAGAATTGGAGTCAAAGCAGAAGGAATATCCCGATGCCGTTACCATTGTGCATCCCGAATGCAGACCCGAGGTGATCGATGCCGCGGACCACGTGCTTTCGACGGGACAGATGGTTTCCTTTGTGAGGGAAACGGATGCCGCAGCCGTGATCGTGGGAACGGAGATGGATATGATTCATAAGCTGAAATCCGCGGCTCCCAACATCCGGTACATTCCAGCCTCGTCCAATTTTGTTTGTCCCAATATGAAGAAAATTACGCTTGAAAAATTGTACAGTTCTCTGCTAAATGAGGAAACAGTTGTAACCGTTAATGCAGACATACGGGAAAAGGCCAGGAAGGCGCTTGACAGAATGCTGGCCCTGTCATGA
- the higA gene encoding addiction module antidote protein, HigA family: protein MNVTKTKPVHPCVVLLDDVIKPLNLKITRASECMEISRTTLSELVHGHCTLTPEMAVRIGEATGTTPESWLKM from the coding sequence ATGAACGTGACCAAAACAAAACCTGTACATCCGTGCGTCGTGCTTCTTGACGACGTGATAAAACCCCTTAACCTGAAAATCACCAGGGCATCGGAGTGCATGGAAATATCCAGGACAACTTTGTCAGAGCTGGTACATGGTCATTGCACACTGACGCCTGAAATGGCTGTCCGGATAGGTGAAGCCACTGGCACCACGCCGGAAAGCTGGCTGAAAATGTAG